From a region of the Lactuca sativa cultivar Salinas chromosome 4, Lsat_Salinas_v11, whole genome shotgun sequence genome:
- the LOC111896528 gene encoding B3 domain-containing protein At2g31720, with protein MGQEESEDIYYPHKIVKLVEEKMKLIDVLPCKKPVEERKRFKCTPRVEKNKKVEIVKNHITQELEKFITNKLKGTEVKVVIQKTLYKSDLEENQNRLSMPMKQVIKPDEFLRKNEKEDLENGKEFEGKLWGPRLEMHKKPMMLKMWHMNSTSNYVLKTEWNRFVKANEKDLEINKKIQVWSFRREEKLCFAIACLDRDVDGQNDAAAAPII; from the coding sequence ATGGGACAAGAGGAGTCTGAAGATATATACTATCCACATAAGATCGTTAAATTGGTTGAGGAAAAGATGAAGTTAATTGATGTCTTACCATGCAAGAAACCAGTTGAAGAAAGAAAAAGGTTCAAATGTACTCCAAGAGTAGAGAAGAACAAGAAGGTGGAGATTGTGAAGAACCATATAACCCAGGAGTTGGAAAAGTTCATTACGAATAAGCTGAAGGGGACAGAAGTGAAGGTGGTGATCCAGAAAACGTTGTACAAAAGTGATCTGGAGGAAAACCAGAACAGGTTGAGTATGCCGATGAAACAAGTGATCAAACCGGATGAGTTCTTGAGGAAAAATGAGAAAGAAGATTTGGAGAATGGAAAGGAGTTTGAGGGGAAATTGTGGGGGCCAAGATTAGAGATGCATAAGAAGCCGATGATGTTGAAGATGTGGCATATGAACAGCACCAGCAACTACGTCCTTAAAACCGAGTGGAACCGCTTTGTGAAGGCgaatgaaaaggatttggagatAAACAAAAAGATTCAGGTTTGGTCGTTTCGCAGAGAAGAGAAGCTGTGCTTTGCAATTGCATGTTTGGACAGAGATGTTGACGGACAAAACGACGCCGCTGCAGCACCCATCATTTAG